The following proteins are co-located in the Pedobacter frigiditerrae genome:
- the fucP gene encoding L-fucose:H+ symporter permease has protein sequence MSKNKYLLAFILVTSLFFLWALLHNINPILIPHLKKACRLTDTESSLIDLFVYLAYFLVALPAGLFMHKYGYKKGIIFGLSLYAVGALLVIPAASERSYMFFLCAFFIIASGATFLETVANPYIAVLGPKENSEQRLNFAQSFNGVGSFLAPILGGQFILSGIEYSKDALDKMSTTELNTYLQTEANTVKIPYLIIAVIVILLIILFAFIKIPEIKGDDDNIHGPTKFSAKVLRHSHTRWAIIAQFFYVGAQVGIGSFFIRYAKFVNGVSEKDAALIWGSIAMVGFMAGRFLGTFLMRYIKAPKLLAIYALINMLLLVLALFTSGEVSLYAVVAVPFFMSIMFPTIFALGIKDLGEETKIAASFIVMSIIGGALAPVAMGLISDATNSIQKAYIVPLLCFAVILYYATKTYKVKQA, from the coding sequence ATGTCGAAAAATAAATACCTGCTTGCATTTATACTTGTTACTTCTCTATTTTTCCTTTGGGCACTGTTACATAACATTAATCCCATCCTCATTCCTCATTTAAAAAAGGCTTGCAGATTAACCGATACAGAATCTTCATTGATAGACCTTTTTGTGTACTTGGCTTATTTTTTAGTGGCGTTACCTGCTGGCTTATTTATGCATAAGTATGGTTATAAAAAAGGAATTATATTCGGACTTAGCCTTTATGCAGTTGGTGCCTTGCTTGTTATTCCTGCAGCAAGCGAAAGAAGCTACATGTTTTTCTTGTGTGCATTTTTTATCATTGCGAGTGGAGCTACATTTTTAGAAACAGTAGCCAATCCATATATCGCAGTGCTTGGACCAAAAGAAAACTCAGAACAACGTTTAAATTTTGCACAATCCTTTAATGGTGTAGGCTCTTTTCTTGCCCCAATTTTGGGTGGTCAATTTATCCTATCGGGAATTGAATACAGTAAAGATGCCTTGGATAAAATGTCAACCACAGAGTTAAATACCTATCTGCAAACCGAAGCGAACACCGTTAAAATCCCATACTTGATCATTGCAGTTATTGTTATCCTATTGATTATTCTTTTTGCATTTATCAAAATCCCAGAAATTAAAGGAGATGACGATAACATTCATGGTCCAACAAAGTTTTCGGCTAAGGTGTTAAGACACTCGCATACCCGTTGGGCTATTATTGCACAATTCTTTTATGTTGGCGCACAGGTTGGTATTGGTAGTTTTTTTATCCGCTATGCCAAGTTTGTAAATGGAGTTAGTGAAAAGGATGCTGCATTAATTTGGGGTTCTATAGCCATGGTAGGTTTTATGGCGGGTAGGTTTTTGGGAACTTTTTTAATGCGTTACATCAAGGCTCCAAAATTATTGGCTATTTATGCCTTAATCAATATGTTACTTTTGGTTTTGGCACTCTTTACTAGCGGAGAAGTTTCGCTATATGCCGTAGTAGCTGTACCGTTTTTCATGTCGATCATGTTCCCAACCATCTTTGCACTTGGCATTAAAGACTTAGGCGAGGAAACAAAGATTGCTGCCTCATTTATTGTGATGTCTATCATTGGTGGTGCTTTAGCACCAGTAGCAATGGGACTTATTTCAGATGCAACCAACAGTATTCAAAAGGCATACATTGTTCCGCTGTTGTGTTTTGCAGTCATTTTATATTACGCAACAAAAACCTATAAAGTGAAACAAGCTTAA
- a CDS encoding SDR family oxidoreductase, translated as MNLELKDKVIIVTGGAKGIGLGVAKVLAAEGAIPVVIGRNKQDNELAVQELQSYSAQAFAIQAELSDPAASEMAVKSVIDEFGRIDGIVNNAGLNDGVGLEHGNYERFMKSLHSNLVHYYLIVHHALPELKKSKGAIVNITSKTADTGQGNTSAYAASNGGRNALTREWAVELLKYGIRVNSVVVSECWTPQYAKWITTLENPDAMLKEITSRIPFENRMTTAEEIGNTAAFLLSNKSSHTTGQLIYVDGGYVHLDRALANQ; from the coding sequence ATGAATTTAGAATTAAAAGATAAAGTAATTATTGTAACAGGCGGAGCGAAGGGAATTGGTTTAGGTGTTGCAAAAGTATTGGCTGCTGAAGGTGCTATCCCTGTGGTAATTGGTAGAAATAAACAAGATAACGAGCTTGCCGTACAAGAATTGCAATCTTACAGTGCACAAGCATTTGCAATTCAGGCAGAATTAAGTGATCCAGCTGCATCTGAAATGGCTGTGAAAAGTGTAATTGATGAATTTGGCAGGATAGATGGCATTGTAAATAATGCTGGTTTAAATGATGGGGTTGGACTAGAACATGGAAATTACGAGCGATTCATGAAAAGTTTACATAGCAATTTGGTACACTATTACCTAATTGTGCACCATGCCTTACCTGAATTGAAAAAAAGCAAAGGGGCTATCGTAAACATCACTTCAAAAACTGCTGATACTGGTCAGGGAAATACTTCTGCCTATGCAGCTTCAAATGGTGGCAGAAATGCATTAACCAGAGAGTGGGCAGTAGAGCTTTTGAAATATGGAATTAGGGTAAACTCAGTTGTGGTATCAGAATGTTGGACACCGCAATATGCCAAGTGGATTACAACTTTAGAAAATCCAGATGCCATGTTAAAAGAGATCACGTCTAGAATTCCCTTTGAGAATAGAATGACTACAGCTGAAGAAATAGGCAATACAGCCGCATTTTTATTGAGCAATAAATCAAGCCATACCACTGGGCAGTTAATTTATGTAGATGGTGGTTATGTGCATTTAGACCGAGCACTTGCCAATCAGTAA
- a CDS encoding TonB-dependent receptor — translation MKRKITQIFPVKAILVRFTMIAMLCTLFILNAAAQAPGQIKVTGTVKDASGALPGVSIRIKNQTTGVSTDADGKFTIMAAKDAILVFSIVGYTTVEKPATTTPINVTMGESLSDLDEVVVTGFGGKVKRSDLTSAVSSVSAKDIEDRQPVDLFGALQGKASGVLVTTDGAPGSEGTIQIRGVTTLNAGAGPLYVVDGVITDNGRNINPLDIAGIEILKDAASASIYGAQAANGVILITTKKGVEGKARVDVQYTHLFGRLAHKLPQSNSDEVRAFRRLQTPTSATAGINTDSLNVAFNADNDLQDILLGNTGHRNQVNASLAGASKTFNFYASINYIDDKSIVVNSYAKSLQSRLNISYQASPKLKYTANVSLYYQLKNEIPLARTVAVVFDRPASSLIYYPDGSLTSYIASKRNPLANALYETNKTETHSAQVNNQVDFDLTKHIKWTTLFNIAFDNPQSTFFSPRYVSANKNTNNGINEMRKNFRYEAQTYFNYNQKFKDHSISATLGANAIRRTLNTFHLEYLNSVSEEIFVALPSFLTVTNTYTNGTANTNQAIFARLNYDYKSRYFASAVYRNDGSSRFSPENKRGSFYSGSLAWRFSAEKFMAWSNKFLDDAKIRASYGRVGNDQIEDYGFINKIVFDASYNGAPGATYSTTLGNSLIKWETGIQKNLGLDLTFLKGRLSFTGEIYEKGSKDLLYPRQLVKETGFSTVLINVGTIANKGLELSVSGTPILKKNFSWSIDANIYFERGRIKDLAGAGSFVAGNKWYVQQGGKIGDFYGWKNLGVYQWNESNAYNDSWDKLTVVLGPDNKPLYVGGKPQYTFNGQPYTGTVHNMYDPGGKLIGGDTEWANIKRDSLIDDGDRHVIGNAQPKYNVGFGNNFTYKRFTFNVLFNASVGGTIYNTLLYNANNPSNTGPGNPDVLYNSWQKQGDIAKYPYYPNRPSRGNLKQHGNSAYLEDATFIRLSSIRLAYSLDSEIAKKLYLKGVKAFVYGTNILTWTNYRGYDPEFSSSNPLTPGDDTGRYPRRREFGLGLNISL, via the coding sequence ATGAAAAGAAAAATTACCCAAATTTTTCCTGTGAAGGCTATTTTGGTAAGATTTACAATGATTGCTATGCTATGCACATTGTTTATTCTTAACGCAGCTGCCCAGGCGCCAGGCCAGATTAAGGTTACTGGGACAGTAAAAGACGCAAGCGGTGCCCTACCCGGTGTAAGTATCAGGATCAAAAACCAGACAACTGGCGTTTCCACTGACGCTGATGGTAAGTTTACCATCATGGCCGCAAAGGATGCAATATTGGTATTCAGTATTGTGGGTTACACCACAGTTGAAAAACCAGCCACCACCACACCAATTAATGTTACAATGGGAGAGTCTTTGAGCGATTTAGATGAAGTTGTGGTAACAGGTTTTGGAGGAAAGGTAAAAAGGAGCGATCTTACCTCAGCTGTATCTTCGGTTTCAGCAAAGGATATTGAAGATAGGCAGCCTGTAGATTTATTTGGTGCTTTGCAAGGTAAAGCATCTGGAGTATTGGTTACTACAGATGGTGCACCAGGCTCAGAAGGTACCATACAGATTAGAGGCGTAACTACCTTAAATGCAGGCGCAGGACCACTTTATGTTGTCGACGGCGTAATTACCGATAACGGTAGAAATATCAATCCACTAGATATTGCAGGAATTGAAATCTTAAAAGATGCGGCATCAGCTTCCATTTATGGGGCACAAGCAGCAAACGGTGTAATTTTAATTACTACAAAAAAGGGAGTAGAAGGTAAAGCCAGGGTAGATGTACAGTATACACATTTATTTGGTAGGCTTGCCCATAAACTTCCTCAAAGTAATTCTGATGAAGTAAGGGCTTTCCGCAGACTACAAACGCCAACTTCTGCTACAGCTGGTATAAATACGGATTCATTAAACGTTGCATTTAATGCCGATAATGATCTTCAAGATATATTGTTGGGCAATACCGGACACCGCAACCAGGTTAATGCAAGTTTGGCTGGTGCTTCTAAAACTTTCAATTTCTATGCAAGTATCAATTATATTGATGACAAATCAATTGTGGTGAATAGCTATGCTAAATCATTACAGTCGAGGTTAAATATTTCTTATCAAGCGTCGCCTAAATTAAAATACACGGCCAATGTTTCCTTGTATTATCAATTAAAAAATGAGATTCCGTTAGCCAGAACAGTTGCTGTTGTTTTCGACCGACCTGCGTCGTCATTGATTTATTATCCAGATGGATCTTTAACAAGTTATATTGCCTCGAAGAGAAATCCTTTGGCTAATGCTTTGTATGAAACTAATAAAACCGAAACTCATTCTGCCCAAGTTAATAATCAGGTTGATTTTGACCTTACGAAACATATCAAATGGACTACACTTTTCAACATCGCTTTTGATAATCCGCAAAGCACATTTTTCTCACCGCGTTACGTAAGTGCAAATAAAAACACAAACAATGGTATCAATGAAATGCGCAAAAACTTTAGGTACGAAGCGCAGACTTATTTTAATTATAACCAAAAATTTAAGGATCATAGCATAAGTGCTACTTTAGGTGCAAATGCTATTCGTAGAACGTTAAATACATTTCATCTAGAATACTTAAATTCAGTTAGTGAAGAGATTTTTGTAGCATTGCCTTCTTTCCTAACGGTAACCAATACTTATACCAATGGTACGGCAAATACTAACCAGGCAATATTTGCAAGGTTAAACTATGATTACAAAAGCAGATATTTTGCTAGTGCTGTTTATCGTAATGATGGATCTTCAAGGTTTAGCCCTGAAAATAAAAGAGGATCTTTCTATTCAGGTTCATTGGCTTGGCGTTTCTCTGCAGAGAAATTCATGGCTTGGTCTAACAAGTTTTTAGATGATGCAAAAATTCGTGCCAGCTATGGTAGAGTAGGTAATGATCAAATTGAAGATTATGGGTTTATCAACAAAATTGTTTTTGATGCAAGTTACAATGGTGCACCAGGAGCTACCTATAGTACAACACTTGGCAATAGCTTAATTAAATGGGAAACTGGAATTCAAAAAAACTTAGGTTTAGACCTTACTTTCTTAAAAGGTAGGTTGTCGTTTACAGGAGAGATTTATGAAAAAGGATCAAAAGATCTATTGTACCCACGTCAGTTGGTGAAAGAAACAGGGTTTTCTACTGTGCTCATCAACGTAGGAACAATTGCAAACAAAGGCTTGGAACTTTCAGTTTCTGGAACACCAATTTTGAAAAAGAACTTCTCATGGAGTATTGATGCAAATATCTATTTTGAAAGAGGAAGAATTAAAGACCTTGCTGGTGCTGGATCGTTTGTTGCTGGTAACAAATGGTATGTTCAACAAGGCGGAAAAATTGGTGACTTTTATGGCTGGAAAAACCTAGGGGTTTACCAATGGAATGAGTCTAATGCTTACAATGATAGCTGGGATAAATTAACAGTGGTTTTAGGGCCTGATAATAAACCACTGTATGTTGGTGGCAAGCCTCAGTATACCTTCAATGGTCAGCCTTATACTGGTACTGTACACAATATGTACGACCCAGGTGGTAAACTTATAGGTGGTGATACGGAGTGGGCAAATATAAAACGTGATAGCTTAATCGACGATGGCGACCGTCACGTCATCGGCAATGCACAACCTAAATACAATGTAGGATTTGGTAATAACTTTACCTATAAAAGATTTACATTCAATGTTTTGTTTAATGCCTCTGTAGGTGGAACTATCTATAATACCTTGCTTTACAATGCCAATAACCCATCAAATACTGGCCCTGGTAACCCAGATGTATTGTATAATTCATGGCAAAAACAAGGTGATATTGCTAAATATCCTTACTATCCAAATCGCCCAAGTCGTGGTAATTTAAAACAACATGGAAATAGTGCCTATTTGGAGGATGCTACTTTTATAAGGCTATCTAGCATCAGGTTAGCCTATAGCTTGGATTCGGAAATCGCTAAAAAGCTTTATCTCAAAGGAGTAAAAGCATTTGTTTATGGCACCAACATACTGACATGGACAAACTATAGGGGTTATGATCCAGAATTTAGCAGCTCTAATCCGCTTACCCCAGGAGATGATACCGGAAGATATCCAAGAAGAAGAGAATTTGGTTTAGGTTTAAATATTAGTTTATAA
- a CDS encoding helix-turn-helix transcriptional regulator → MKPQLLKVSTGPAQSFSVRRDVVPYMNNKWHYHPEVELIHLKKGVGTQFIGDSIKSFRSGDIILVGAHLAHYWRFDDIYFSEQSKACADVRVAHFSENFWGDQFLNLPENKAIKTLLENSRRGLQVNGKIKTKVADLLEQMVVADGTHRILLLLEALSLIANCNQTTKLSSIGFKQDYDESENIRINAIYDYTLKNFRRKIQLEEIAGVAVISPNSFCRYFKSKTRKTYSRFLTEIKVGHACKLLMENKLNMKQLCYESGFNNLASFHKYFKITTGKSPMNYQKEFMPRHNN, encoded by the coding sequence ATGAAACCGCAGCTATTAAAAGTTTCGACAGGGCCTGCCCAGTCTTTTAGCGTAAGGAGAGATGTAGTTCCTTACATGAATAACAAGTGGCATTATCATCCAGAAGTAGAGCTTATCCACCTCAAAAAAGGAGTAGGCACACAGTTTATAGGAGACAGCATTAAAAGTTTTAGATCAGGAGACATTATATTGGTAGGTGCACACTTGGCGCACTACTGGAGATTTGATGACATCTATTTTAGCGAACAGTCAAAAGCCTGTGCCGATGTAAGGGTAGCTCATTTCAGCGAGAACTTTTGGGGCGATCAATTTCTAAACCTTCCAGAAAACAAAGCAATTAAAACCTTATTAGAAAATAGCAGAAGAGGGCTTCAAGTTAATGGCAAGATTAAGACCAAAGTTGCCGATCTATTGGAACAAATGGTAGTGGCCGATGGTACTCATCGAATCCTATTGTTATTGGAAGCCTTATCCCTCATTGCCAACTGTAACCAAACCACTAAATTATCTTCTATTGGCTTTAAACAAGACTACGATGAATCTGAAAACATCAGGATCAATGCCATTTATGATTATACCTTAAAAAACTTCAGAAGAAAAATACAATTAGAAGAAATTGCAGGCGTAGCAGTTATTAGTCCGAATTCATTTTGCAGGTATTTTAAATCTAAAACTCGTAAAACTTATTCTAGGTTTCTTACCGAGATTAAGGTTGGTCACGCTTGCAAGCTCTTAATGGAGAATAAATTAAACATGAAACAGCTTTGCTATGAAAGTGGGTTTAATAATTTAGCTAGTTTCCATAAGTATTTTAAGATCACGACTGGAAAAAGTCCAATGAACTACCAGAAAGAGTTCATGCCAAGGCATAATAACTAA
- a CDS encoding RagB/SusD family nutrient uptake outer membrane protein yields the protein MIKLLKYTCIIMLFLTMGSCKKFLDEKPVSQVKISDFYKSKFDIDAATAGMHSSFQQTMVGEGQYLDRYHYWGDFRSDNFDRFLSYTTTHVTEIAMNAITPDNAFADWSRLYTVIARANSNIKYIPGVMALDQNVTQAVVNANLVQSYAMRAMCYFYIVRVWGDAPIWLEPYEDVQVDAERPRESAAKILDEIVIKDLTTAYNLAVKNQTATVYTINEGAICATLADAYMWKKDYANAIIWIKNLFKARSPKGVAYTGTSEVNLEPTATWKNIFTSPTTSSETIWSLHWDFVANGCACNVISFTANNKTFQVDPLLYTKYFFPHSQTVRPNTDIRPKQTLDLYTVANPANNNRDRFVKWYASPINPTAATSAAELAQFYTQQAPVYLTMYRLSDMYLLYAEALNGSDDLPNALKYLNFIRKRATLPEYLITDPKVSTKAAMENAILEERQYELIGEGKRWFDLVRTGKVKEIMDPVLRDRQTRNGNTDLTGFGDIRRTLWPISRAVMNSNKKLIQNPGYGE from the coding sequence ATGATAAAATTATTAAAATATACTTGCATCATCATGCTGTTTCTTACCATGGGCAGCTGTAAAAAGTTTCTTGATGAAAAACCTGTCTCACAGGTTAAAATAAGTGATTTCTACAAATCTAAATTTGATATAGACGCGGCAACTGCTGGTATGCACTCTTCCTTTCAGCAAACAATGGTTGGCGAAGGACAGTATTTAGATCGTTACCACTATTGGGGAGATTTTAGGTCTGATAATTTCGATAGATTCTTGAGTTATACGACAACCCATGTAACAGAAATTGCGATGAACGCCATCACACCAGATAATGCTTTTGCAGATTGGTCTAGACTTTATACCGTTATTGCAAGAGCTAACAGTAATATCAAGTATATCCCTGGTGTAATGGCACTGGATCAAAATGTTACGCAGGCTGTTGTGAATGCAAATTTGGTGCAGTCTTATGCCATGCGTGCCATGTGCTATTTTTACATTGTGAGGGTTTGGGGCGATGCACCTATTTGGTTGGAACCTTATGAAGATGTACAAGTTGATGCGGAACGTCCTCGCGAATCAGCAGCTAAAATTTTAGATGAGATCGTTATTAAAGATTTAACCACGGCATATAACCTTGCAGTGAAAAATCAAACAGCAACTGTTTATACCATTAATGAAGGTGCAATATGTGCAACTTTGGCTGATGCCTACATGTGGAAAAAGGATTATGCCAATGCAATTATCTGGATCAAAAATCTTTTTAAAGCTAGATCTCCAAAAGGGGTAGCTTATACGGGTACTTCTGAGGTAAACTTAGAGCCTACGGCTACTTGGAAAAATATATTTACATCTCCTACAACTAGTTCAGAAACCATTTGGTCGTTGCACTGGGATTTTGTAGCTAATGGATGTGCTTGTAACGTAATTTCGTTTACCGCTAACAATAAAACGTTTCAGGTTGATCCGCTGTTGTATACCAAGTATTTCTTCCCGCATAGCCAAACTGTTCGTCCTAATACAGATATTAGGCCAAAGCAAACCTTAGATTTGTATACTGTTGCTAATCCGGCAAACAATAACAGAGATCGTTTTGTAAAGTGGTATGCGAGTCCAATCAATCCAACTGCCGCAACCTCGGCAGCGGAGCTTGCTCAATTTTACACTCAACAAGCACCGGTCTATCTGACCATGTATAGGTTATCTGATATGTACTTATTGTACGCAGAGGCTTTGAATGGAAGCGATGATCTGCCAAATGCGCTTAAATATTTAAACTTTATTAGAAAAAGGGCTACACTACCAGAATACCTTATAACAGATCCTAAAGTGAGCACAAAAGCGGCCATGGAAAATGCAATCCTTGAAGAACGCCAATATGAATTGATTGGAGAGGGAAAACGTTGGTTCGATTTAGTAAGGACTGGTAAAGTAAAAGAGATCATGGATCCAGTATTAAGAGATCGTCAGACGAGAAATGGAAATACCGATTTAACTGGGTTTGGAGATATTCGTCGTACTTTATGGCCAATAAGTAGGGCAGTGATGAACTCTAATAAAAAACTAATTCAAAATCCAGGATACGGAGAGTAA
- a CDS encoding altronate dehydratase family protein — MFTIETEISYLQIHPKDNMLVALKDLEKGFPVHFQGETIYLKDHVQCKHKFSTTDLALGAQLYMYGVLVGETTAFIPAGSALTTANIHHAAAPFNMGKRKLEWQKPDVSQFESLTFNGFVRADGSVGTANYWLVIPMVFCENRNVNVLKEALVEKLGYKKAKGWAPEVDQLIGLYQTGKSVHDILATEFEQNPNTAFTDRVFSNIDGIKFLTHDLGCGGIRLDSDALCGLLAGYITHPNVAGATVLSLGCQHAQTSILMDEIYKRDIKFDKPLIVLEQQISGTEQQMLKHALKQTFAGLMKVNEQQRVPAPLHKLCIGMECGGSDGFSGISANPAIGYVSDLLVSMGGAVILAEFPELCGVEQELSDRCIDEGTAKRFMDLMTTYNAKAEQDGSGFYANPSPGNIKDGLITDAIKSAGAAKKGGNSPVVAVLDYPEKVTKPGLNLLCTPGSDVESTTAEVAAGANIVLFTTGLGTPTGNPITPVIKISTNSALAQKMPDIIDIDCGTIIAGKETIEQAGERILRYIIAVASGEEIPKAVQLEQDDFIPWKRGVSL; from the coding sequence ATGTTTACCATCGAAACGGAAATAAGTTATCTACAGATTCATCCAAAAGATAACATGTTAGTGGCATTAAAAGATCTAGAAAAAGGTTTTCCAGTACATTTTCAAGGCGAAACTATTTATCTGAAAGACCATGTGCAATGTAAGCATAAGTTTAGCACCACTGATTTAGCGCTAGGTGCTCAACTTTACATGTATGGCGTTTTAGTAGGGGAAACCACTGCATTTATTCCGGCTGGTTCAGCACTTACCACAGCTAATATCCATCATGCTGCCGCTCCCTTTAACATGGGCAAGCGTAAGCTAGAATGGCAAAAGCCAGATGTTTCGCAGTTTGAATCCTTAACTTTTAATGGATTTGTCCGTGCTGATGGAAGTGTTGGAACTGCAAATTACTGGTTAGTTATCCCTATGGTTTTTTGCGAAAACAGGAATGTAAATGTGCTGAAGGAGGCTTTGGTTGAAAAGCTAGGTTATAAAAAAGCAAAAGGTTGGGCACCAGAGGTGGATCAACTGATAGGTTTATACCAAACCGGAAAATCTGTTCACGATATTTTGGCAACAGAATTTGAACAAAATCCTAACACAGCATTTACCGATCGTGTTTTCTCTAATATAGATGGCATTAAATTTTTAACACATGATTTAGGATGCGGCGGAATTCGCCTTGATTCTGATGCCCTTTGCGGTTTATTAGCAGGTTATATCACACATCCAAATGTAGCAGGTGCAACTGTACTTTCACTGGGTTGCCAACATGCACAAACCAGTATCTTGATGGATGAAATTTATAAAAGAGACATTAAGTTCGACAAGCCGCTGATTGTATTGGAGCAACAGATTTCTGGAACCGAACAACAAATGCTTAAACACGCACTAAAGCAGACTTTTGCAGGGCTGATGAAGGTTAACGAACAACAACGAGTACCTGCACCACTCCATAAACTTTGCATCGGAATGGAATGTGGGGGTTCTGATGGTTTTTCCGGAATCTCTGCAAATCCTGCAATTGGTTATGTTTCTGATTTGTTGGTATCAATGGGTGGTGCTGTAATTCTTGCCGAATTTCCAGAACTTTGTGGGGTAGAACAAGAATTAAGCGACCGATGTATTGATGAAGGTACAGCCAAACGTTTTATGGATTTAATGACAACCTATAATGCAAAGGCAGAGCAAGATGGTTCTGGTTTTTATGCCAATCCTTCACCTGGTAATATTAAAGATGGACTAATCACCGATGCCATCAAATCGGCTGGTGCAGCTAAAAAAGGTGGTAATTCTCCGGTAGTCGCCGTATTAGATTACCCTGAAAAGGTAACCAAACCCGGACTAAATTTACTTTGTACACCAGGCAGCGATGTCGAAAGTACAACGGCAGAGGTTGCTGCAGGTGCTAATATTGTGCTATTTACAACGGGATTAGGGACACCAACTGGTAACCCGATTACGCCTGTAATTAAAATATCAACAAACTCTGCCTTGGCGCAAAAAATGCCAGACATTATCGATATAGATTGTGGTACCATTATAGCAGGTAAAGAAACCATTGAACAGGCAGGTGAAAGAATCTTACGTTACATCATCGCAGTAGCCAGTGGCGAAGAAATTCCTAAAGCAGTACAACTAGAACAAGATGATTTTATCCCTTGGAAAAGAGGGGTGAGCCTTTAA
- a CDS encoding L-rhamnose mutarotase, whose translation MKKFALTLELKDDPQLIEEYEEFHKVVWPEVLNSITGSGIQEMEIYRVGTKLFMHINANDDFSFERKSTMDLGNAKVQEWEELMWKYQQKIAGAAPDEKWVLMKKIFEL comes from the coding sequence ATGAAAAAATTTGCACTCACATTAGAACTTAAAGACGATCCTCAATTAATTGAGGAATATGAAGAATTCCATAAAGTTGTTTGGCCAGAAGTATTAAATAGTATTACTGGTTCTGGCATTCAAGAAATGGAGATATATAGGGTAGGAACCAAACTTTTCATGCACATCAATGCCAATGATGATTTTTCTTTTGAGAGAAAATCAACGATGGATTTAGGGAATGCTAAGGTTCAAGAATGGGAAGAGTTGATGTGGAAATATCAACAAAAGATAGCAGGTGCTGCACCTGATGAAAAATGGGTATTAATGAAAAAAATATTTGAGTTATAA